The following are encoded together in the Neofelis nebulosa isolate mNeoNeb1 chromosome 9, mNeoNeb1.pri, whole genome shotgun sequence genome:
- the TMEM178A gene encoding transmembrane protein 178A isoform X3, with translation MWAGAWQGSCMMRGHSGEVQVWTIRELSCPPHVLRRGFWGLHVISTGGQREKPSFAARCRWNWTRSIAQRCTAIKYHFSQPIRLRNIPFNLTKTIQQDEWHLLHLRRITAGFLGMAVAVLLCGCIVATVSFFWEESLTQHVAGLLFLMTGIFCTISLCTYAASISYDLHRLPKLIYSLPDDVEHGYSWSIFCAWCSLGFIVAAGGLCIAYPFISRTKIAHLKSGRDSTV, from the exons ATGTGGGCTGGAGCGTGGCAGGGCTCTTGTATGATGCGAGGCCACAGTGGTGAGGTGCAGGTCTGGACCATTCGCGAGTTATCTTGTCCCCCCCACGTCCTCCGCCGAGGCTTCTGGGGGCTGCATGTGATAAGCACaggtggtcagagagagaagcccagCTTCGCTGCACGCTGTCGTTGGAACTGGACCAGAA GTATTGCACAGCGATGCACAGCCATCAAGTACCACTTTTCTCAGCCAATCCGCTTACGAAACATTCCTTTCAATTTAACCAAGACAATTCAGCAAGATGAATGGCACCTGCTTC ACTTGAGAAGAATCACTGCCGGCTTCCTGGGCATGGCTGTAGCCGTCCTGCTCTGTGGCTGCATCGTGGCCACGGTCAGTTTCTTCTGGGAGGAAAGCTTGACCCAACACGTGGCCGGACTCCTTTTCCTCATGACAG GGATATTTTGCACCATCTCCCTCTGTACGTATGCTGCCAGCATCTCCTACGACTTGCACCGGCTCCCGAAGCTCATTTATAGCCTGCCTGATGACGTGGAACATGGCTACAGCTGGTCCATCTTTTGTGCCTGGTGCAGTTTGGGCTTTATCGTGGCAGCCGGAGGTCTGTGCATCGCTTATCCGTTTATTAGCCGGACCAAGATTGCACATCTAAAGTCTGGCAGGGACTCCACGGTATGA